One Paroedura picta isolate Pp20150507F chromosome 16, Ppicta_v3.0, whole genome shotgun sequence genomic region harbors:
- the LOC143825639 gene encoding olfactory receptor 5V1-like, translated as MEALKYSKSMVNETAPTEFLILGFSSLQDLQLLIFFFFLITYTCTMIGNVSIIIIVCLDTHLHTPMYFFLGNLSFLDICYTTTNVPQMLVHLLSDRKGISYAGCVIQLYFFISFVGTECILLATMAYDRFVAICHPLHYTVMMRKELCLQLAGASWASGFLNSALHTYFTFHLPFCGANRLNYFFCDIPPLLLLSCGDTTLNEIILLVVGVFIGWTPFVCIVLSYVYIISTILKISSSEGRLKAFSTCASHLTIVLMYYGSAIFTYVRPISTYSLDKDQFISVLYSIVTPMLNPLIYTLRNKDIKGALIRIFIGNI; from the coding sequence ATGGAAGCCTTGAAGTACTCCAAATCCATGGTCAATGAAACAGCTCCTACTGAATTCCTTATCTTGGGGTTCTCCAGTCTACAAGACCTCCAGCtgctgattttctttttctttctcatcaCTTATACCTGTACTATGATAGGGAATGTCTCTATCATTATCATTGTTTGCCTGGACACTCACCTTcacacccccatgtatttcttcctagGGAACCTCTCCTTTCTGGATATCTGCTATACCACCACCAATGTCCCTCAGATGCTGGTGCATCTGCTGTCTGACAGGAAGGGCATCTCATACGCTGGGTGTGTAATTCAGCTCTACTTTTTTATCTCTTTTGTGGGCACCGAATGCATTCTTCTGGCCACCATGGCCTATGACCGTTTTGTAGCCATCTGTCACCCTTTGCATTATACAGTCATGATGAGGAAAGAACTTTGCCTCCAGTTAGCTGGTGCCTCCTGGGCAAGTGGTTTTCTCAATTCAGCTTTGCACACCTATTTCACTTTCCACCTGCCTTTCTGTGGAGCCAATAGACTTAACTATTtcttttgtgatatccctccacTCCTGCTGCTCTCCTGTGGGGACACCACCCTCAATGAGATCATTCTTCTTGTGGTTGGAGTCTTCATAGGATGGACCCCATTTGTCTGTATAGTTCTCTCCTATGTCTACATAATCTCCACTATCCTGAAGATAAGCTCCTCTGAAGGGAGACTCAAAGCATTCTCCACCTGTGCCTCACACCTGACTATTGTCCTCATGTATTATGGGAGTGCCATCTTCACCTATGTCCGACCAATTTCAACATACTCATTAGATAAAGACCAATTTATATCTGTTCTTTATAGCATTGTAACACCCATGTTAAACCCTTTGATATATACCCTGCGAAATAAGGATATAAAAGGTGCTTTAATTAGAATCTTTATAGGGAATATATAG
- the LOC143825655 gene encoding olfactory receptor 5V1-like gives MVNETVPTEFLILGFSSLQNLQMLIFAIFLLTYICTLVGNLSIITIACLDPHLHTPMYFFLGNLSFLDICYTTTNVPQMLVHLLSDRKSISYAGCVIQLYFFLTFVGTECILLAAMAYDRFVAICHPLHYTVMMRKELCLQLAGTSWATGFLNSALHTYFTFHLPFCGANKLNYFFCDIPPLLLLSCGDTTLNEIILLLIGVFIGWTPFVCIVLSYVYIISTILKISSSEGRLKAFSTCASHLTIVLMYYGSSIFTYVRPISTYSLDNDRLISVLYSIVTPMLNPLIYTLRNKDIKESLKRILTKKLYSE, from the coding sequence ATGGTCAATGAAACCGTTCCTACGGAATTCCTCATCTTAGGATTCTCCAGTCTACAAAACCTTCAGATGCTGATTTTTGCCATCTTTCTCCTTACTTACATATGTACTCTGGTGGGGAACCTCTCTATCATTACCATTGCTTGCCTGGACCCACACCTTcacacccccatgtatttcttcctagGGAACCTCTCCTTTCTGGATATCTGTTATACCACCACCAATGTCCCTCAGATGCTGGTGCATCTGCTGTCAGACAGGAAGAGCATCTCATATGCTGGGTGTGTAATTCAGCTCTATTTCTTTCTCACTTTTGTAGGTACAGAGTGCATTCTTCTGGCTGCCATGGCTTACGACCGTTTTGTTGCTATCTGTCACCCTTTGCATTATACAGTCATGATGAGGAAAGAACTTTGCCTCCAGTTAGCTGGTACCTCCTGGGCAACTGGTTTTCTCAATTCTGCTTTGCACACCTATTTCACCTTCCACCTGCCTTTCTGTGGAGCCAATAAACTTAACTATTtcttttgtgatatccctccacTCCTGCTGCTCTCCTGTGGGGACACCACCCTCAATGAGATCATTCTGCTTCTTATAGGGGTTTTCATAGGATGGAccccatttgtttgcatagttctCTCCTATGTCTATATAATCTCCACTATCCTGAAGATAAGCTCCTCTGAAGGGAGACTCAAAGCATTCTCCACCTGTGCCTCACACCTGACTATTGTCCTCATGTATTACGGGAGCTCTATCTTCACCTATGTCCGGCCAATATCAACTTACTCATTAGACAACGATAGATTAATTTCTGTCCTTTACAGCATTGTCACACCCATGTTAAACCCATTGATCTACACCTTGAGAAACAAGGATATAAAAGAGTCTCTAAAAAGAATCTTAACCAAGAAATTATATTCAGAATGA